A window from Manduca sexta isolate Smith_Timp_Sample1 chromosome 24, JHU_Msex_v1.0, whole genome shotgun sequence encodes these proteins:
- the LOC115446389 gene encoding L-sorbose 1-dehydrogenase isoform X2, producing the protein MDLMGSITSSLGVLAARPIVLLLETALTLFSMFNLDVAEYPLDYSSKVSAVEHADFIIVGAGSAGCVLANRLTEISNWTVMLVEAGDYPSFKSTLPGLFLFVDYSYEDWNYYSVNDGYTSQAHITKNIHFTRGKMLGGSSGANYMFYVRGNKRDYDEWEENGLEGWSWDSVLPYFIKSERLRSDEILSSPSADLHGTDGYLGVTRPTWQGRVENDLAAFKENGHEILIDTNGYKQLGYSLPTYTIDNKIRQSTSVAYLRPIKDRKNLRVLTKTYCRKILFDENMRAVGVEVNLPNGNIVNLMADKEVILSGGAFNSPQLLMLSGIGPRKHLEEMDIKVLFDSPNVGENLQDHPLVPIVINKGRNASSFVENVEIINNLDKFPNPALMGHVALNKSQTFPDYQTIAYPVSAGSILPTILCSHVFRYVNDYCVSMTQVMEKNQALITGVSLLRPESKGRVYLKSKDPKKKALIVSGYYTNPSDLEKHTRSVEDYLTVLNTPHMRKLNATVFDYLRQCRGIKKNSHKFWKCYILNTVTTLWHPVGTCAMGPKGQGVIDSRFRVYGTKGLRVIDGSAMWKIVRGNTNAPIIMMAEKGADEIKKAYGINI; encoded by the exons ATGGATCTCATGGGATCAATCACCAGTAGTCTGGGGGTGCTTGCGGCGAGGCCCATAGTCCTGTTGCTGGAGACCGCATTGACACTGTTTTCTATGTTCAACCTAGATGTAGCTGAATATCCTCTGGATTACTCTTCAAAAG TTTCAGCTGTGGAACATGCCGACTTCATTATAGTAGGCGCTGGTTCGGCGGGCTGCGTGCTGGCCAACAGACTGACTGAGATCAGCAACTGGACGGTCATGCTTGTGGAGGCGGGGGACTATCCTTCATTTAAATCTACG CTTcctggtttatttttattcgtggACTACTCTTACGAAGATTGGAACTACTATAGTGTCAACGATGGGTACACGAGTCAAGCGCacataaccaaaaatattcattttactaGAGGCAAAATGCTCGGAGGATCCAGCGGTGCTAACTACATGTTTTACGTTAGAGGTAATAAGAGAGACTACGACGAATGGGAGGAAAATGGATTAGAGGGATGGTCTTGGGACTCTGTCCTGCCATACTTTATAAAGAGCGAGCGTCTACGTTCAGATGAAATATTGTCAAGCCCTTCAGCTGATCTGCACGGCACAGATGGATATCTAGGCGTAACCCGGCCGACCTGGCAAGGAAGAGTAGAAAATGATTTGGCAGCGTTCAAGGAAAATGGACATGAAATTCTGATAGATACTAATGGATACAAACAGTTAGGATATTCCTTACCTACATACACTATAGACAACAAGATTCGACAGAGCACGTCGGTTGCATACCTTAGGCCTATAAAAGACCGTAAAAATCTGCGAGtattaacaaaaacttattgcaggaagattttatttgatgaaaACATGCGAGCAGTTGGTGTAGAGGTAAATCTCCCAAATGGAAATATTGTAAATCTCATGGCTGATAAAGAAGTCATACTTTCAGGTGGGGCTTTCAATAGTCCACAACTATTAATGTTATCCGGCATCGGTCCCAGGAAACATCTCGAAGAAATGGACATAAAAGTTTTATTCGATTCACCGAATGTGGGTGAAAATCTCCAGGATCATCCTCTAGTTccaatagttattaataaaggaaGGAATGCTTCATCGTTCGTTGAAAAtgtagaaataataaacaatctaGACAAATTTCCTAATCCTGCGTTAATGGGACACGTCGCATTGAATAAATCGCAAACCTTTCCAGATTATCAAACTATAGCGTACCCGGTTAGCGCTGGATCTATTCTACCTACAATCCTTTGTTCCCATGTATTTAGATACGTTAATGATTATTGTGTTTCAATGACGCAAGTTATGGAGAAAAATCAAGCGCTCATTACGGGTGTTTCTCTTCTGCGACCGGAATCCAAAGGAAGGGTCTACTTGAAAAGCAAAGATCCGAAGAAGAAGGCACTTATCGTTAGTGGATATTATACGAACCCTAGTGACTTGGAAAAACACACGCGGAGTGTGGAGGATTATTTGACTGTTCTAAACACACCGCATATGAGAAAACTTAATGCGACGGTGTTTGATTATTTAAGGCAGTGTAGGGGTATAAAGAAGAATTCTCATAAGTTTTGGAAATGCTATATTTTGAATACGGTTACAACTTTATGGCATCCTGTAGGAACATGTGCTATGGGACCTAAGGGACAAGGCGTCATCGATTCCAGATTTCGCGTATACGGTACTAAAGGACTTAGGGTCATTGATGGCAGTGCCATGTGGAAGATAGTTAGAGGAAACACAAACGCACCAATAATAATGATGGCTGAAAAGGGTGCTGATGAGATTAAAAAGGCTtacggtataaatatttaa
- the LOC115446389 gene encoding L-sorbose 1-dehydrogenase isoform X1 — protein sequence MFNIGESTNLFRNIALPRAEEMDLMGSITSSLGVLAARPIVLLLETALTLFSMFNLDVAEYPLDYSSKVSAVEHADFIIVGAGSAGCVLANRLTEISNWTVMLVEAGDYPSFKSTLPGLFLFVDYSYEDWNYYSVNDGYTSQAHITKNIHFTRGKMLGGSSGANYMFYVRGNKRDYDEWEENGLEGWSWDSVLPYFIKSERLRSDEILSSPSADLHGTDGYLGVTRPTWQGRVENDLAAFKENGHEILIDTNGYKQLGYSLPTYTIDNKIRQSTSVAYLRPIKDRKNLRVLTKTYCRKILFDENMRAVGVEVNLPNGNIVNLMADKEVILSGGAFNSPQLLMLSGIGPRKHLEEMDIKVLFDSPNVGENLQDHPLVPIVINKGRNASSFVENVEIINNLDKFPNPALMGHVALNKSQTFPDYQTIAYPVSAGSILPTILCSHVFRYVNDYCVSMTQVMEKNQALITGVSLLRPESKGRVYLKSKDPKKKALIVSGYYTNPSDLEKHTRSVEDYLTVLNTPHMRKLNATVFDYLRQCRGIKKNSHKFWKCYILNTVTTLWHPVGTCAMGPKGQGVIDSRFRVYGTKGLRVIDGSAMWKIVRGNTNAPIIMMAEKGADEIKKAYGINI from the exons GATGGATCTCATGGGATCAATCACCAGTAGTCTGGGGGTGCTTGCGGCGAGGCCCATAGTCCTGTTGCTGGAGACCGCATTGACACTGTTTTCTATGTTCAACCTAGATGTAGCTGAATATCCTCTGGATTACTCTTCAAAAG TTTCAGCTGTGGAACATGCCGACTTCATTATAGTAGGCGCTGGTTCGGCGGGCTGCGTGCTGGCCAACAGACTGACTGAGATCAGCAACTGGACGGTCATGCTTGTGGAGGCGGGGGACTATCCTTCATTTAAATCTACG CTTcctggtttatttttattcgtggACTACTCTTACGAAGATTGGAACTACTATAGTGTCAACGATGGGTACACGAGTCAAGCGCacataaccaaaaatattcattttactaGAGGCAAAATGCTCGGAGGATCCAGCGGTGCTAACTACATGTTTTACGTTAGAGGTAATAAGAGAGACTACGACGAATGGGAGGAAAATGGATTAGAGGGATGGTCTTGGGACTCTGTCCTGCCATACTTTATAAAGAGCGAGCGTCTACGTTCAGATGAAATATTGTCAAGCCCTTCAGCTGATCTGCACGGCACAGATGGATATCTAGGCGTAACCCGGCCGACCTGGCAAGGAAGAGTAGAAAATGATTTGGCAGCGTTCAAGGAAAATGGACATGAAATTCTGATAGATACTAATGGATACAAACAGTTAGGATATTCCTTACCTACATACACTATAGACAACAAGATTCGACAGAGCACGTCGGTTGCATACCTTAGGCCTATAAAAGACCGTAAAAATCTGCGAGtattaacaaaaacttattgcaggaagattttatttgatgaaaACATGCGAGCAGTTGGTGTAGAGGTAAATCTCCCAAATGGAAATATTGTAAATCTCATGGCTGATAAAGAAGTCATACTTTCAGGTGGGGCTTTCAATAGTCCACAACTATTAATGTTATCCGGCATCGGTCCCAGGAAACATCTCGAAGAAATGGACATAAAAGTTTTATTCGATTCACCGAATGTGGGTGAAAATCTCCAGGATCATCCTCTAGTTccaatagttattaataaaggaaGGAATGCTTCATCGTTCGTTGAAAAtgtagaaataataaacaatctaGACAAATTTCCTAATCCTGCGTTAATGGGACACGTCGCATTGAATAAATCGCAAACCTTTCCAGATTATCAAACTATAGCGTACCCGGTTAGCGCTGGATCTATTCTACCTACAATCCTTTGTTCCCATGTATTTAGATACGTTAATGATTATTGTGTTTCAATGACGCAAGTTATGGAGAAAAATCAAGCGCTCATTACGGGTGTTTCTCTTCTGCGACCGGAATCCAAAGGAAGGGTCTACTTGAAAAGCAAAGATCCGAAGAAGAAGGCACTTATCGTTAGTGGATATTATACGAACCCTAGTGACTTGGAAAAACACACGCGGAGTGTGGAGGATTATTTGACTGTTCTAAACACACCGCATATGAGAAAACTTAATGCGACGGTGTTTGATTATTTAAGGCAGTGTAGGGGTATAAAGAAGAATTCTCATAAGTTTTGGAAATGCTATATTTTGAATACGGTTACAACTTTATGGCATCCTGTAGGAACATGTGCTATGGGACCTAAGGGACAAGGCGTCATCGATTCCAGATTTCGCGTATACGGTACTAAAGGACTTAGGGTCATTGATGGCAGTGCCATGTGGAAGATAGTTAGAGGAAACACAAACGCACCAATAATAATGATGGCTGAAAAGGGTGCTGATGAGATTAAAAAGGCTtacggtataaatatttaa